The following coding sequences lie in one Filimonas effusa genomic window:
- a CDS encoding MauE/DoxX family redox-associated membrane protein: MKNYRISDGCAMLLILLFIYTGFSKLFDYDMTREQMAKSPFIFGWSGIVAWLVPVTEIIISIALYVKQLRVYAFHASVLLMSMFTSYVYAMLHFSYYLPCSCGGVLSALDWNTHLWFNIAFLVIAVVGSVVEIKAGSYQQHRLTNVKMGI, encoded by the coding sequence ATGAAAAACTATAGAATTTCGGATGGATGCGCAATGTTATTAATACTGCTTTTTATATATACCGGCTTCTCCAAATTATTCGATTATGACATGACACGCGAACAAATGGCTAAGTCGCCGTTTATATTCGGATGGTCAGGCATTGTTGCATGGTTAGTACCTGTCACGGAAATAATTATATCTATTGCATTGTATGTAAAACAACTACGGGTGTACGCCTTTCACGCATCGGTATTGCTTATGAGTATGTTCACTTCTTATGTATATGCAATGCTTCACTTTAGCTACTACTTGCCTTGCAGTTGCGGCGGTGTTTTATCCGCACTAGATTGGAATACACATCTATGGTTTAATATAGCCTTTCTGGTTATTGCGGTTGTAGGTTCAGTTGTTGAGATCAAAGCAGGATCTTACCAACAACATCGATTAACCAATGTCAAAATGGGGATATGA
- a CDS encoding DUF6520 family protein, which yields MKKQFLTAVVAVFAFGAAFAGSRFVNEGWYLNPTGTGTRLTEAQARAMCPGGTIDCAYHFAQGATLPDQTIFKNEN from the coding sequence ATGAAAAAACAATTTTTAACTGCCGTAGTAGCAGTATTCGCATTTGGCGCTGCATTTGCAGGCTCTCGTTTTGTTAATGAAGGATGGTACTTAAACCCAACTGGCACCGGAACTAGATTAACCGAGGCACAGGCTCGCGCAATGTGCCCAGGTGGTACCATTGATTGCGCATACCACTTTGCACAAGGAGCAACATTACCAGATCAGACAATCTTCAAGAACGAAAACTAG
- a CDS encoding redoxin family protein, with protein MRIIFFVIGVLLFCLSIVGVSNARPTDVKSPLKIGAKVPDINFINVVNSDRKQVKLSDFKGKAIILDFWATWCGTCVGKIPALNKYQKEFGSDLQIFLIANDDESKVRTFYDRRPGLVLPSEIISSISAGSYLQSLFPHLVIPHYIWIDREGYLVAVTGAEDVTEENIKSFIAGNLKRLEIKTDSIQLNSKSGMVIDSIHGTRAKRISINPLIKVQSMVTQFDWRVTPGLGRSNQTDNIRFVDLCNMPISALYWYAFFGLDNYNRLSGMLIETKDSISISSPGSELRKNESQYNLWQRSNFYSYRLITPKSLDSSAFMERMQNEIVSAFGYQAKFEYREEPCYVLRLNSRSEHLLSNGKVPNIDASSSYMQLENMPISALVDAISNHTGLLVSSSLRRPRLNIYDETGLKQNIDITLQGDLRNEEVLKTVLYKEGIDLVKIVKRQKFLVVKDK; from the coding sequence ATGCGTATAATATTTTTTGTAATTGGCGTACTGCTATTTTGCTTATCAATCGTTGGTGTGTCGAATGCCAGACCAACAGACGTGAAATCGCCGTTGAAAATCGGTGCTAAGGTACCTGACATTAATTTTATTAATGTTGTCAACTCTGATCGCAAGCAAGTCAAACTTTCCGATTTTAAAGGAAAAGCTATTATTTTAGATTTTTGGGCTACTTGGTGTGGTACCTGTGTTGGGAAAATTCCTGCTCTTAATAAATACCAAAAAGAGTTTGGGAGTGACTTGCAGATATTTTTAATTGCCAACGACGACGAATCTAAAGTCAGGACTTTTTATGACAGACGGCCTGGACTAGTGCTACCTAGTGAAATTATTTCTTCTATTAGTGCGGGCAGCTATTTACAAAGCCTCTTTCCGCATTTAGTAATTCCACATTATATATGGATTGATCGGGAAGGTTACCTTGTTGCAGTGACTGGCGCTGAGGATGTTACAGAAGAGAATATTAAGTCGTTTATTGCTGGCAATTTAAAACGCCTTGAAATTAAAACTGATTCGATTCAACTTAATTCGAAAAGTGGAATGGTTATAGATAGTATTCACGGTACACGTGCCAAACGAATTTCTATTAACCCGCTTATCAAGGTTCAATCTATGGTTACCCAATTTGATTGGCGTGTGACTCCCGGATTGGGAAGAAGTAACCAAACGGATAATATCCGATTCGTTGATCTCTGCAATATGCCAATTTCAGCACTTTACTGGTATGCTTTTTTTGGTTTAGATAACTATAATCGGCTCTCCGGTATGTTGATTGAGACTAAGGATTCAATCTCGATTAGTAGTCCCGGCAGTGAATTGAGGAAAAACGAGTCGCAATATAATTTATGGCAGCGTTCGAATTTTTACTCATATCGCTTAATAACCCCCAAATCTTTAGACAGTAGTGCCTTTATGGAAAGGATGCAAAATGAGATAGTGTCAGCGTTTGGTTATCAAGCCAAATTCGAATACAGAGAGGAACCCTGCTATGTACTTAGACTTAATAGTAGATCGGAACACTTATTAAGCAATGGTAAAGTTCCTAACATAGATGCTTCTTCATCGTATATGCAATTAGAAAATATGCCAATCTCAGCTTTAGTAGATGCTATTAGCAACCATACAGGTTTATTGGTTAGTAGCTCTCTAAGGAGACCTCGGCTGAATATCTATGACGAAACAGGATTAAAACAGAATATTGATATTACTCTTCAAGGTGATTTAAGAAATGAAGAGGTGCTTAAGACTGTGCTTTACAAAGAGGGTATAGATCTTGTAAAAATAGTCAAGCGCCAGAAATTCCTTGTAGTGAAAGACAAATAA
- a CDS encoding RagB/SusD family nutrient uptake outer membrane protein: MFLYIFKCNYKCTIYGKLKIFAAIISVGFIVSCTKFLEVDAPNDKLESSNAFQDSVSASSTLTGIYSKLMEGNNGFMGYKSVLPALEADELIYTGSNNTLLEYLNNNIQVNNSMVSAIWTEMYGNIYRCNSTIEGVTKSNGISPSAKTKLKAEALFIRAFCYFYLVNNFGPVPLILETTYPNSAQASRSDVQEVYKQIISDLVTAKAGLPDVYPTLDRARPNKWAATALLSRSYLYTKDYSSAESEASSIIQRTDLYNINPDLNLVFKKESSETIWQLAPVTSIFNSFDGALFIGSSGNIPPYVLTPELYNAFSSGDKRKSFWIASQVIGANTYYYPNKYKVKSGSAGSIIEYEIVFRLSEQYLIRAEARAMQNKLIGANSASSDINAVRFRAGLNDITATTQEAILLVLEAEKRCEYFAEWGHRWLDIKRWPSIANAGSSRADDILAPVKGSNWQATDVLYPIPADQIRLNGNLTQNDGYTK, translated from the coding sequence ATGTTCCTTTATATTTTTAAGTGTAATTATAAATGCACTATATATGGAAAACTTAAAATTTTTGCTGCAATTATTTCCGTTGGTTTTATAGTGTCATGTACTAAGTTTCTCGAAGTTGATGCTCCTAACGATAAATTGGAATCTAGCAACGCATTTCAAGATAGTGTAAGTGCTTCTTCAACCTTGACGGGAATTTATAGCAAGTTGATGGAAGGAAATAATGGATTTATGGGCTATAAGTCGGTTCTGCCAGCATTGGAGGCTGACGAATTAATTTATACGGGATCAAATAATACTTTATTAGAATATCTAAATAATAATATCCAGGTGAACAATTCTATGGTAAGTGCTATTTGGACCGAGATGTACGGAAACATATATAGATGTAACTCTACCATTGAAGGTGTTACTAAATCAAATGGCATTAGCCCATCAGCCAAAACGAAGTTAAAAGCTGAGGCTCTTTTTATTAGGGCATTCTGTTATTTCTATTTGGTAAACAATTTCGGTCCGGTTCCACTAATATTAGAAACAACCTATCCAAATTCAGCGCAAGCTAGCAGGAGTGACGTTCAGGAAGTTTACAAACAAATCATTTCTGATTTAGTTACTGCAAAAGCTGGTTTGCCAGATGTTTATCCCACTTTAGATAGGGCACGTCCTAATAAGTGGGCTGCCACCGCACTTCTATCTCGATCCTACCTATATACGAAGGACTATTCCTCAGCCGAATCAGAGGCGTCAAGTATAATTCAAAGGACTGATCTTTATAATATCAATCCAGATTTAAACTTGGTTTTTAAAAAAGAAAGCTCAGAAACAATCTGGCAGCTTGCACCGGTTACATCTATCTTCAACAGTTTTGACGGTGCTCTTTTTATCGGCTCGTCAGGAAATATCCCACCATATGTATTGACACCAGAATTGTATAATGCATTTTCGTCCGGTGACAAACGAAAATCTTTCTGGATCGCAAGTCAGGTAATTGGCGCCAATACTTATTATTATCCTAACAAGTATAAAGTAAAGTCGGGGAGTGCTGGGAGTATTATCGAATATGAGATTGTCTTTCGTTTATCTGAACAATATTTGATAAGGGCAGAAGCCAGAGCGATGCAAAATAAGCTGATCGGTGCAAATAGCGCTTCCAGCGATATAAATGCAGTTAGATTTAGAGCTGGCCTAAATGATATAACAGCTACTACCCAAGAAGCAATTCTTTTAGTCCTTGAAGCCGAAAAGCGGTGTGAATATTTTGCAGAATGGGGTCATCGTTGGCTGGATATTAAGAGATGGCCCAGTATTGCTAATGCTGGAAGTAGCAGAGCTGACGATATTTTAGCCCCGGTTAAAGGATCGAATTGGCAAGCAACCGACGTACTTTATCCGATACCGGCTGATCAAATTCGTTTAAATGGGAATTTGACTCAGAACGACGGTTACACTAAATAG